One region of Zootoca vivipara chromosome 7, rZooViv1.1, whole genome shotgun sequence genomic DNA includes:
- the LOC118089260 gene encoding retinol dehydrogenase 10-like — MSVLVDFLILTAKVFGHIIHALFRWVKKPAEKIVTNEICLITGAASPTGIGRFFALEFARRGATLVLWDIDTEGNENAAREVRKLGAKAYIYTCDVSRKEEVYSVAENVRKDVGNVTILVNNAGIVAGKPILQCPDELLERTMRTNCHAHFWTVKAFLPQMMKRDHGHIVTVAGSFGLFATGCLEGYCASKFAVIGFHEALSHELKAKRVSGVKTTLVCPFFTDTGMFSGCRIRQELEGLLSPLRPDHFVKSAVHRILQNQHVIYVPRMLYLVAIFKNLLPWDVQVLIQKLLGLDKCIPRKAK, encoded by the exons ATGTCTGTGCTTGTAGACTTTCTTATACTTACAGCTAAAGTATTTGGCCACATCATCCATGCTCTGTTTCGGTGGGTAAAGAAACCTGCAGAGAAAATAGTCACTAATGAAATCTGCTTGATAACAGGTGCAGCCAGCCCAACTGGCATTGGTAGGTTTTTTGCCCTGGAATTTGCCCGACGAGGAGCAACACTTGTTTTGTGGGATATAGACACCGAAGGCAATGAAAATGCAGCCAGGGAAGTTCGCAAGCTGGGAGCGAAGGCTTACATTTATACTTGCGATGTGAGCCGGAAGGAAGAAGTCTATAGTGTTGCCGAGAATGTGAGAAAGGACGTGGGCAATGTCACAATCTTGGTCAACAATGCTGGCATTGTAGCTGGAAAGCCCATCTTACAGTGTCCTGACGAACTGCTGGAAAGAACCATGAGGACTAACTGCCATGCTCACTTTTGG ACAGTCAAGGCTTTCCTTCCACAAATGATGAAGAGAGATCATGGCCACATTGTGACAGTCGCAGGATCATTTGGACTTTTTgcaacaggttgtctggag GGCTACTGCGCTAGCAAGTTTGCTGTGATTGGATTCCATGAAGCTCTTAGCCATGAGCTGAAAGCCAAGAGAGTCAGTGGTGTGAAGACTACCCTCGTTTGCCCATTTTTCACGGACACTGGCATGTTTAGTGGCTGTAGAATCAG gcaAGAACTGGAAGGCCTACTCTCTCCCTTAAGGCCAGACCATTTTGTGAAATCAGCAGTGCACAGAATACTTCAGAATCAGCACGTGATCTACGTCCCCAGAATGCTGTACCTTgtggccatttttaaaaa tctccttccttgggatgTTCAAGTTCTTATTCAAAAACTCCTGGGACTGGACAAATGTATTCCACGAAAAGCTAAATAA